A part of Larkinella insperata genomic DNA contains:
- a CDS encoding MFS transporter, whose product MNNRFYTLLANTLVASLTNSCVWYALTFWLYLETKSVVATSVMAGIYLGTVAFSGFFLGSLVDHYRKKAVMMGSSLFSLGFYLLALLLYSVTPASVFSNPGSLTLWTFILLGLLGAIAGNVRTIAIATLVTLLIEEDQRDRANGLVGTANGVSFLVASLFSGLAIAFLGVYWMLVVAIVLTGLVVGHLWTVSIPESEIVVAVPDQTTNPRRIDIRGTLKAIQQIPGFLALIFFNTFNNFLGGVFMSLMDAYGLSLVSVQVWGILWGFLSLGFIVGGLVVSKKGLGSKPLKTLFVANIVMWTVCVFFTLQASIVLLSAGLFIYMCLIPVVEAAEQTIIQKLISPERQGRVFGFAQSVEQAASPITAFIIGPIAELIFIPFMTTGAGVELIGDWFGTGKDRGLALLFTVTGLIGLIITLLAMRSQSYHILAGKYQQLSAESAVAE is encoded by the coding sequence ATGAACAACCGATTTTATACACTTTTGGCGAACACGCTGGTGGCCTCCCTAACCAACTCGTGCGTCTGGTATGCGCTCACCTTCTGGCTGTACCTGGAAACCAAGTCGGTGGTGGCAACGTCCGTCATGGCCGGAATTTACCTGGGAACTGTGGCCTTTTCGGGTTTCTTCCTGGGGTCGCTGGTTGACCATTACCGTAAGAAAGCGGTCATGATGGGGTCGAGTCTGTTTTCGTTGGGCTTCTACCTGCTCGCTCTGCTGCTGTACAGCGTGACGCCCGCTTCAGTTTTTTCCAACCCCGGTAGCCTAACGCTCTGGACGTTTATTCTGCTGGGGCTGCTGGGAGCCATTGCCGGTAACGTCCGCACCATTGCAATCGCAACGCTGGTCACGCTCCTGATCGAAGAAGACCAGCGGGACAGGGCCAACGGGCTGGTGGGTACGGCCAACGGGGTCTCGTTTCTGGTGGCTTCCCTGTTCAGTGGTTTGGCGATTGCTTTTCTGGGTGTTTACTGGATGCTGGTGGTAGCCATTGTGCTGACCGGTCTGGTGGTTGGTCACTTGTGGACGGTTTCCATTCCGGAATCCGAAATCGTTGTCGCGGTACCGGATCAGACGACCAACCCCCGGCGCATTGACATTCGGGGAACCTTGAAAGCGATTCAGCAGATTCCGGGCTTTCTGGCGCTCATCTTTTTTAACACCTTCAACAACTTCCTGGGTGGCGTTTTTATGTCGCTGATGGATGCCTACGGGTTGTCGCTCGTATCGGTGCAGGTGTGGGGCATATTGTGGGGCTTTTTGAGTCTGGGCTTTATCGTTGGCGGGCTGGTTGTATCCAAAAAAGGGCTTGGCTCCAAACCGCTGAAGACGCTCTTTGTGGCCAACATTGTCATGTGGACGGTCTGTGTGTTCTTTACCCTTCAGGCGTCTATCGTGTTGCTGTCAGCGGGACTGTTTATCTACATGTGCCTGATTCCGGTGGTGGAGGCTGCCGAACAGACCATCATTCAGAAACTGATTTCGCCCGAACGGCAGGGACGGGTTTTCGGATTCGCGCAGAGCGTTGAACAGGCGGCTTCGCCCATCACGGCTTTTATCATTGGTCCGATTGCGGAGTTGATTTTTATCCCGTTCATGACTACCGGGGCGGGGGTGGAGCTCATCGGTGACTGGTTCGGAACCGGTAAAGACCGGGGATTGGCGCTCTTGTTCACCGTTACCGGGCTGATTGGGCTGATTATTACGCTTTTGGCCATGCGCTCCCAATCCTACCACATTCTGGCGGGAAAATACCAGCAGCTTTCTGCCGAATCAGCCGTCGCAGAGTAG
- a CDS encoding DoxX family protein, with translation MKKTKILYWVFTGLFAFVMLGSAIPDILVLPMAVQGFKEMGMPAYLVPFLGWAKLFGVVAILVPGFPRVKEWAYAGLMIDLVGAAYCVYSSMKTPTDWLPMLAFLGLGAASYIFYHKKQETVALGSSGVRSWQPNSFRTV, from the coding sequence ATGAAAAAGACGAAAATTCTGTACTGGGTTTTTACGGGGCTGTTTGCGTTTGTCATGCTTGGTTCGGCTATTCCTGATATTCTGGTGTTACCAATGGCTGTACAAGGGTTTAAAGAAATGGGGATGCCGGCTTACTTGGTTCCTTTCTTAGGCTGGGCGAAGCTCTTCGGGGTGGTTGCCATTCTGGTGCCGGGTTTCCCCCGGGTTAAAGAGTGGGCCTACGCTGGTCTGATGATCGACCTGGTGGGGGCGGCCTACTGCGTTTACAGCTCCATGAAAACACCGACCGACTGGCTGCCTATGCTGGCTTTTCTGGGCCTGGGAGCCGCGTCGTACATTTTCTACCACAAAAAACAGGAAACCGTTGCGCTGGGGTCATCAGGGGTGCGTTCGTGGCAGCCAAATTCATTTCGAACGGTTTAA
- a CDS encoding lactonase family protein — MKRLFLLLALLVSALAEAQSPKEIIYVGTYSTRGSEGIYVLEFDRSAGSLKQLQTVSNAKSPSFLAVHPSGKYLYSVNEAAANSGGVSSYSIEPKTGKLTMMNQQSSHGRGPCHIAVDQTGKLAFVSNYGGGTFTVLPIKNDGTLGAATDTLKYEGKGANSQRQEKPHIHSATVSPNNRFVYVCDLGTDKVYIYEFDKASGKVKPAATPYASVAPGSGPRHIAIHPNGKYLYLVEELTSSVATFALDSKTGALTLLQDNVKTLPADFTGNNTSADIHTDPKGKFLYQSNRGHNALAVLSIANDGKVTLNGQQSTDGKTPRNFLIDPKGEYAFAANQDTDNIVVYKIDGKTGQLNPTGTQIKVPAPVCLKLFTVK; from the coding sequence ATGAAAAGACTGTTCTTGTTACTTGCTCTGCTCGTTAGTGCTCTGGCAGAAGCACAATCGCCCAAAGAAATTATTTACGTCGGCACCTATTCAACCCGGGGTAGCGAAGGGATTTACGTGCTCGAATTCGACCGGAGCGCCGGTTCACTGAAACAGTTGCAGACGGTTTCGAACGCCAAAAGCCCTTCGTTTCTGGCCGTTCACCCCAGCGGTAAGTACCTGTATTCCGTCAACGAAGCTGCGGCCAATTCCGGCGGGGTCAGTTCGTACTCCATTGAGCCCAAAACCGGCAAACTGACGATGATGAATCAACAGTCGTCGCACGGGCGCGGCCCCTGCCACATCGCCGTCGACCAGACCGGTAAGCTGGCGTTTGTTTCCAACTACGGCGGAGGCACGTTCACGGTTCTGCCCATCAAGAACGACGGCACGCTGGGAGCCGCCACCGATACGCTGAAGTACGAAGGAAAAGGGGCAAACTCCCAGCGGCAGGAAAAACCGCACATTCACTCGGCCACGGTTTCGCCCAACAACCGTTTTGTGTACGTCTGCGACCTGGGAACCGACAAGGTATACATCTATGAGTTTGACAAGGCCAGCGGCAAAGTAAAACCGGCGGCTACCCCATACGCCAGCGTAGCACCCGGTTCGGGGCCGCGTCACATCGCCATTCACCCCAATGGCAAATATCTGTACCTGGTGGAAGAGCTGACATCCAGCGTTGCTACGTTTGCCCTCGACAGCAAAACCGGTGCGCTGACCCTGTTGCAGGATAACGTTAAAACGCTGCCGGCTGATTTTACCGGCAACAACACCAGCGCCGACATTCATACGGACCCGAAAGGCAAGTTCCTCTACCAGTCGAACCGGGGCCACAATGCGCTGGCCGTTCTGTCGATTGCGAACGACGGAAAGGTGACGTTGAACGGGCAACAGTCGACCGATGGCAAAACACCCCGTAATTTTTTGATTGATCCCAAAGGAGAATATGCCTTTGCGGCCAATCAGGACACCGACAACATTGTTGTGTACAAAATTGACGGCAAAACCGGTCAGTTGAACCCAACCGGTACGCAGATAAAAGTCCCCGCGCCGGTTTGCCTGAAGCTATTTACGGTCAAATAA
- a CDS encoding glycoside hydrolase family 97 protein, giving the protein MKLSCLVLLLLCAPVFAARPFQRTLTSPDGRLALRVVFDTRITFSVTHAGQPLVQPSAISLTLDDKRLGINSVVRQSRIRTVRDSIVAPVALKRRVVPDQYTELTVECRGNYSLIFRAYNDGVAYRFRTSFPDSIIVRSEEARFEFADDPTVYYPAVQPRADADRFHTSFEELYQVQPLSQVPDTALAFSPVLVAASNKPRVVITESDLEEYPGMFLAKNGTALTGVFAPFPLAERMTQGEFPQAIVTRRADYIARTTGRRVFPWRVLVIGSDRDLPSSDLVYRLGAPNRLTDVSWIRPGQCTDEWITNINLFNVSFRAGINTATYKFYIDFAKRVGFERILLDAGWSDYLDLFKITPGLDMDEVARYARAQGIGLSMWTLASTLDRQLEPALVQFQRWGVDFIMTDFMDRDDQLMVRFYTRIAEACAKSRIMIMFHGAYKPAGFDRTYPHAITREGVLGSEYNIWSHKATPEHDVLLPFIRMVSGPMDYEPGLLENATKDQFRPIAGKVMSQGTRCHQLAMFLVYDSPLPIFSGNPSQALLEPRFMEFLGGFPTTYDETRILDAQLGDYIVTARRKGQDWYIAGMTDWTARDLTLRLDFLPMGEYEAVRCADGPNADRNPVDYQFSTQTVRPRDSLPVHLAPGGGFVVRLRRK; this is encoded by the coding sequence ATGAAACTCTCTTGCCTCGTTCTGTTGCTTCTCTGCGCGCCGGTGTTTGCGGCCCGCCCGTTTCAACGGACTCTTACGTCGCCCGACGGCCGGCTGGCGCTGAGGGTGGTGTTCGATACCCGGATCACTTTTTCGGTCACCCACGCTGGTCAGCCACTCGTGCAACCTTCGGCCATTTCGCTAACGCTGGACGATAAACGATTGGGCATCAATTCGGTTGTTCGCCAAAGCCGTATCCGAACCGTGCGGGATTCAATTGTGGCACCGGTGGCCCTTAAACGCCGGGTGGTGCCGGATCAGTACACGGAACTAACCGTCGAATGCCGGGGAAATTACAGCTTGATTTTCCGCGCTTACAACGACGGCGTTGCATACCGTTTTCGCACCAGCTTCCCGGATTCGATTATCGTTCGGAGCGAAGAAGCCCGCTTTGAATTTGCCGACGATCCCACGGTTTACTACCCCGCCGTGCAGCCCCGCGCCGACGCCGACCGGTTTCATACCTCGTTTGAAGAACTTTATCAGGTGCAGCCGCTGAGCCAGGTACCCGACACGGCCCTGGCTTTTTCGCCGGTCTTGGTTGCCGCTTCGAACAAGCCGCGCGTTGTCATCACCGAGTCCGATCTGGAAGAGTACCCCGGAATGTTTCTGGCGAAAAACGGAACGGCCCTGACCGGTGTTTTTGCCCCGTTTCCGCTGGCCGAACGGATGACCCAGGGTGAATTTCCGCAGGCCATCGTCACCCGCCGGGCCGATTACATAGCCCGAACGACGGGTCGGCGCGTGTTTCCGTGGCGGGTGCTGGTGATTGGCTCCGACCGCGATCTGCCCTCGTCCGATCTGGTGTATCGATTGGGAGCGCCCAACCGGCTGACGGATGTGTCGTGGATCAGGCCCGGGCAATGTACCGACGAGTGGATTACGAACATCAACCTGTTCAACGTGTCGTTCCGGGCGGGCATCAACACGGCGACTTACAAATTCTACATCGACTTCGCCAAACGCGTCGGTTTTGAACGGATTCTGCTGGACGCGGGCTGGTCCGACTACCTGGATTTGTTTAAAATTACGCCGGGGCTGGACATGGACGAAGTGGCCCGGTACGCCCGGGCGCAGGGCATTGGGCTGAGTATGTGGACGCTGGCATCGACGCTCGACCGGCAACTGGAACCGGCCCTGGTGCAGTTTCAGCGCTGGGGAGTTGACTTCATTATGACTGATTTTATGGACCGCGACGACCAACTCATGGTACGGTTTTACACGCGTATCGCGGAAGCCTGCGCCAAATCCCGCATCATGATCATGTTTCACGGAGCCTACAAACCGGCCGGATTTGACCGCACCTACCCGCACGCCATCACGCGGGAGGGGGTTCTGGGATCGGAATACAACATCTGGAGCCACAAGGCCACACCCGAACACGACGTCCTGCTGCCGTTTATCCGCATGGTATCCGGGCCGATGGACTACGAACCCGGTTTGCTCGAAAACGCCACGAAAGACCAGTTTCGGCCCATTGCGGGCAAGGTGATGTCGCAGGGCACGCGCTGCCACCAACTGGCCATGTTTCTGGTGTACGACAGTCCGTTGCCGATTTTTTCGGGTAATCCGTCGCAGGCTTTGCTCGAACCGCGCTTCATGGAGTTTCTGGGCGGCTTTCCGACTACCTACGATGAAACCCGCATTCTCGACGCCCAACTCGGCGATTACATCGTCACCGCCCGGCGAAAGGGCCAGGACTGGTACATTGCCGGAATGACCGACTGGACTGCCCGCGATCTGACCCTCAGGCTGGATTTTCTACCGATGGGCGAATACGAAGCCGTGCGCTGCGCCGATGGCCCCAACGCCGACCGGAATCCGGTGGATTATCAGTTTTCGACGCAGACGGTTCGGCCGCGGGATTCGTTGCCCGTCCATCTGGCGCCGGGCGGAGGGTTTGTGGTTCGGCTTCGGAGAAAATGA
- a CDS encoding S9 family peptidase, protein MRFKLYLLFLLSASPLLAQKQPFTAAQLFKNEKTDLLKTLPSIRDWADDSHYLLTKDEKIFSVDVKTGRESEHPIKNDWVMYPPLSSLKKGEEKAKAQNLTASPNQKWIAFTRDSKNLYIADSANKERQLTSDGSETVYNGYAAWLYWEEVLGRNTQHKAFWWSPDSKYLAFMRFDETKVPVFPIAGATGQHGYLESQRYPKPGDPNPLVKMGIVEVATGKTVWADYDANADHYFGTPFWTPDSKALWMQWKSRGQDTLKLVAIQPATGGRTELVSESQKTWVDWLSDLHFVKDGRHFIRMSDESGWMHLYLHTMDGKLKNPLTSGAYTVTGVSHVDAKNGLVYFTARKENSARIDLYKVKFDGKGLQRLTFGEFSHQVQVSPGGSYFITTYSNLQTPPKMALLDKNGKFIRELGDAKGPAFDRFSVARTELVRVPTSDGFQLPVVIKYPTSYDPNKRYPVMISIYGGPNAGRVYDRWSYSPQEQWYAQDGLLQVGIDHRGSGHFGKTGQNFMHRNLGKWEMEDYGTAVKWLVDKGLADPKKVAITGGSYGGYVTALALTRGADVFTHGIANFGVMDWQLYDTEYTERFMDTPAENPEGYKESAVLNYADRLKGTLRIVHGTMDDNVHMQNSIQLVDTLENLGKHFEFMVYPGARHGFGTASKSRHAQAETARFIYRYLLEKPFPTDVWP, encoded by the coding sequence ATGCGATTTAAACTTTACCTGCTGTTTCTGCTGTCGGCCAGTCCTCTCCTTGCCCAAAAACAACCGTTTACGGCGGCTCAGTTGTTTAAAAACGAAAAGACCGATCTACTCAAAACCCTGCCAAGCATACGGGATTGGGCCGACGATTCGCACTATCTGTTAACGAAGGACGAAAAAATTTTCTCGGTCGATGTGAAAACCGGTCGGGAGAGCGAGCATCCGATAAAAAACGATTGGGTCATGTATCCGCCCCTTAGCTCGTTAAAAAAGGGAGAAGAAAAGGCAAAGGCTCAGAACCTGACGGCCTCACCGAATCAAAAGTGGATTGCCTTTACGCGAGACAGCAAAAATCTGTATATCGCCGATTCGGCCAATAAAGAGCGTCAGCTAACCTCTGACGGTTCTGAGACGGTTTACAACGGCTACGCGGCCTGGTTATACTGGGAGGAGGTGTTGGGCCGAAACACGCAGCACAAGGCGTTCTGGTGGTCGCCGGACAGCAAATACCTGGCTTTCATGCGGTTCGACGAAACCAAAGTTCCGGTTTTCCCGATTGCCGGAGCCACGGGCCAGCACGGCTATCTGGAAAGCCAGCGGTATCCCAAACCGGGTGATCCGAACCCGCTAGTGAAAATGGGAATCGTGGAAGTCGCGACCGGAAAAACCGTGTGGGCGGATTACGACGCCAATGCCGATCATTATTTCGGTACGCCATTCTGGACGCCGGACTCGAAAGCCCTCTGGATGCAGTGGAAAAGCCGGGGGCAGGATACGCTGAAACTGGTGGCCATTCAGCCGGCGACGGGCGGAAGAACCGAGCTGGTCAGCGAAAGTCAGAAAACCTGGGTCGACTGGCTATCGGATCTGCATTTTGTCAAAGACGGCAGGCATTTTATCCGCATGAGCGACGAATCGGGCTGGATGCACCTCTACCTGCACACCATGGATGGCAAGCTGAAAAATCCGCTTACCAGTGGAGCCTACACCGTGACGGGCGTCTCGCACGTGGATGCCAAAAACGGCCTGGTGTATTTCACGGCCCGCAAGGAAAATTCGGCCCGCATCGATCTCTACAAAGTTAAATTTGACGGTAAAGGCCTGCAACGCCTGACGTTCGGGGAGTTCAGTCACCAGGTGCAGGTTTCGCCGGGCGGCAGTTACTTCATCACAACGTATTCTAACCTTCAAACCCCGCCGAAGATGGCTTTGCTCGACAAAAATGGCAAATTCATCCGGGAACTGGGCGATGCGAAAGGCCCCGCTTTTGACCGCTTTTCGGTCGCCCGAACGGAGCTGGTACGCGTGCCCACCTCCGACGGTTTTCAACTGCCGGTGGTTATCAAATATCCAACCAGCTACGACCCCAACAAACGGTATCCGGTGATGATCAGCATCTACGGTGGCCCCAACGCCGGGCGCGTGTACGACCGCTGGAGTTACTCGCCCCAGGAGCAATGGTACGCCCAGGATGGCCTGTTGCAAGTGGGCATCGACCACCGGGGATCGGGGCATTTTGGCAAAACGGGCCAGAACTTCATGCACCGGAATTTGGGCAAATGGGAAATGGAAGATTACGGCACGGCCGTCAAATGGCTGGTTGACAAAGGGCTGGCCGACCCGAAGAAAGTGGCGATAACCGGTGGCAGCTACGGCGGTTATGTAACGGCGCTGGCGCTAACGCGGGGCGCTGACGTTTTCACGCACGGAATTGCCAACTTCGGCGTAATGGACTGGCAACTCTACGATACGGAGTACACCGAACGCTTCATGGACACCCCCGCCGAGAACCCCGAAGGCTACAAAGAAAGCGCCGTGCTCAACTACGCCGACCGGCTGAAAGGTACGCTCCGAATTGTCCACGGTACGATGGATGATAACGTTCACATGCAGAACTCGATTCAACTCGTTGATACACTGGAAAATCTGGGCAAACACTTCGAGTTTATGGTTTATCCGGGCGCACGGCACGGCTTTGGAACTGCCAGCAAGAGCAGACACGCACAGGCTGAAACCGCCCGGTTTATTTACCGGTATCTCCTGGAAAAGCCGTTCCCGACGGACGTGTGGCCGTAA
- a CDS encoding AraC family transcriptional regulator — protein sequence MVRENLYEPYTIAYKTLDEGPKEAHQHNFFELVYIVAGTGIQCINQNQFEYHENHMFLITPDDCHSFAIQTTTTFFFLRFNDIYLKDGGLPPASIQKLEFILQNANHRPGCILKNQTDKQLVRPMIDALVREYVNRDIYNRELIQQLINTLIIVVARNIAKYQELDVSERTEQKAMDILHYIQANIYEPEKLRTEHLSERFNTSTAYLGRYFKLHAGETMQHYIASYKTKLIAHRLQFSDKRINEIASEFNFTDESHLNKFFKKQSGHSPREYRERMRQAEWAGA from the coding sequence ATGGTAAGAGAAAATTTGTACGAACCTTACACCATTGCGTACAAAACGCTGGATGAAGGTCCGAAAGAAGCTCATCAGCACAATTTCTTTGAGCTGGTCTACATCGTTGCCGGAACCGGGATACAGTGCATCAACCAAAACCAGTTTGAGTACCACGAGAACCATATGTTCTTAATCACACCTGACGATTGCCACTCTTTTGCCATTCAGACGACTACCACCTTTTTCTTTTTACGGTTCAACGACATCTACCTGAAAGACGGCGGCTTGCCACCGGCCAGCATCCAGAAGCTGGAATTTATTCTACAAAATGCCAACCACCGCCCCGGCTGCATCCTGAAAAACCAGACCGACAAGCAACTGGTGCGCCCGATGATTGACGCCCTTGTGCGGGAGTACGTTAACCGGGATATTTATAACCGGGAGCTAATTCAGCAGTTGATCAACACGCTGATTATTGTGGTGGCCCGCAACATCGCCAAATACCAGGAGCTGGACGTTTCGGAGCGTACCGAACAGAAGGCAATGGACATCCTGCACTACATCCAGGCCAATATTTACGAACCGGAAAAGCTACGAACGGAACACCTAAGCGAACGTTTCAATACCTCGACGGCCTATCTGGGACGGTATTTTAAGCTGCACGCCGGCGAAACCATGCAACACTACATCGCCAGCTATAAGACTAAACTGATTGCCCACCGGTTGCAGTTCAGCGACAAACGCATCAACGAGATCGCCAGTGAGTTCAACTTTACCGACGAAAGCCACCTCAATAAGTTTTTCAAAAAACAGAGCGGCCATTCGCCCCGGGAATACCGCGAGCGGATGCGGCAGGCCGAGTGGGCAGGAGCTTGA
- a CDS encoding NADP-dependent oxidoreductase: protein MKAIILKQPGAPDSLQIEEVATPSLNECEVLIAVKAISINPVDVKSRAGKGVYGRIKEESPLILGWDISGVVTESQSSLFKAGDEVFGMVNFPGHGKAYAEYVAAPASHLALKPANISHEEAAAATLAALTAYQALVKHAKVQPGQQVLVHAAAGGVGHFAVQLAKHLGTHVVGTSSATNKDFVLQLGADEHIDYHTYNWEQATPQFDFVLDGVGGDNIDRSLHVTKPGSTLISIPSGLNEAVTEKAKAKGVNGYFFLVSSNGDDMKVLADYLEKGILKAHVSETFAFADMAKAHEQVESGRTVGKAVVVL from the coding sequence ATGAAAGCAATTATTTTAAAACAGCCGGGTGCCCCCGACAGCCTGCAAATTGAAGAAGTGGCAACCCCCAGTCTGAATGAATGTGAAGTTCTGATAGCCGTGAAAGCCATCAGCATCAACCCCGTTGATGTGAAAAGCCGCGCCGGAAAAGGGGTCTATGGCCGAATCAAAGAAGAAAGTCCGCTTATTCTGGGCTGGGATATTTCGGGCGTGGTAACCGAAAGCCAATCGTCCCTGTTCAAAGCAGGCGATGAAGTGTTCGGCATGGTCAACTTTCCGGGACACGGCAAAGCCTACGCGGAATACGTGGCGGCCCCGGCCAGCCATCTTGCCCTAAAACCCGCCAACATCTCGCACGAAGAAGCCGCTGCGGCCACCCTGGCGGCTCTGACAGCCTACCAGGCGCTGGTCAAACACGCGAAGGTGCAGCCCGGGCAGCAAGTGCTGGTACACGCGGCTGCCGGTGGCGTAGGCCATTTTGCCGTCCAGCTTGCCAAACACCTGGGCACACACGTAGTGGGAACGTCTTCGGCAACAAACAAAGATTTCGTTCTGCAACTGGGCGCAGACGAGCACATTGATTACCATACCTACAACTGGGAACAGGCAACGCCCCAGTTCGACTTCGTGCTCGACGGCGTTGGTGGTGACAACATCGACCGTTCGCTGCACGTAACCAAACCGGGCAGTACGCTCATCAGCATCCCGTCCGGCCTGAACGAAGCCGTAACCGAAAAAGCCAAAGCCAAAGGCGTAAACGGCTACTTCTTTCTGGTCAGTTCAAACGGCGACGATATGAAGGTCCTGGCCGATTATCTGGAAAAAGGCATTCTGAAAGCGCACGTGTCGGAAACCTTTGCCTTTGCCGATATGGCCAAAGCCCACGAACAGGTAGAGAGTGGCCGTACGGTAGGCAAAGCCGTTGTGGTCTTGTAA
- a CDS encoding ring-cleaving dioxygenase: MEEQLLGLHHITAIATSAQRNHRFYTDVLGLRFVKKTVNFDDPDTYHFYFGNENGAPGTILTFFPWEGIAPGRRGTGMATEIGYSVPEGSLDFWLKRFDKYNVIYNKPSERFGERYLPFLDPDGLKLELIVSQTPDVRQPWEAGEVKADVATKGFHNVTLTLEDMKETADILTDVFGYKLVEQHVNRYRFATSAVENAAIVDLVEARGESNGLVAGGTIHHVAFRVKDETVQESFREKLANRGLQVTGQIDRNYFYSIYFREPGGVLFEIATDNPGFTVDEPLTELGTHLKLPEQYESRRSRIEQRLPALG; encoded by the coding sequence ATGGAAGAGCAACTCTTGGGTCTTCACCACATCACCGCCATTGCCACGAGCGCGCAGCGCAATCACCGGTTTTATACGGATGTGCTGGGGCTGCGGTTTGTCAAAAAAACCGTCAATTTCGACGATCCGGATACCTACCATTTTTATTTTGGCAACGAAAATGGCGCACCGGGCACCATCCTGACGTTTTTCCCCTGGGAAGGCATCGCACCCGGTCGGCGGGGTACGGGAATGGCAACCGAGATTGGCTACTCCGTACCCGAGGGCAGCCTCGACTTCTGGCTGAAACGGTTTGATAAGTACAACGTCATTTACAACAAGCCTTCGGAGCGGTTTGGCGAAAGGTATCTGCCCTTCCTCGATCCCGACGGTCTGAAACTGGAGCTGATTGTTTCCCAAACGCCCGACGTCCGCCAGCCCTGGGAAGCCGGAGAGGTGAAAGCCGACGTGGCAACCAAGGGGTTCCACAACGTCACGCTGACGCTTGAAGACATGAAGGAGACGGCCGACATCCTGACCGACGTGTTTGGCTATAAGCTGGTTGAGCAACACGTTAACCGGTACCGTTTTGCGACCAGCGCCGTCGAGAATGCCGCCATTGTGGATCTGGTTGAAGCGCGGGGTGAGTCCAACGGCCTGGTGGCGGGTGGAACCATCCACCACGTGGCTTTCCGGGTGAAGGACGAAACCGTTCAGGAGAGTTTCCGCGAAAAGCTCGCCAATCGGGGTTTGCAGGTGACCGGGCAAATTGACCGGAATTATTTCTATTCCATCTATTTCCGGGAACCGGGCGGGGTGCTGTTCGAGATTGCCACCGACAACCCCGGCTTTACGGTCGATGAACCGCTGACCGAACTGGGCACCCATTTGAAACTGCCGGAGCAGTATGAAAGCCGTCGGAGCCGGATTGAGCAGCGGTTGCCTGCATTAGGCTAA